The genomic DNA GCTGCCGCAAAAGCAAAACCCCCAGTACTTTCGTACTGGGGGTTTCAAGGAGAGCCTGGCGATTACCTACTTTCACACGGGTATCCGCACTATCATCGGCGTGGAGTCGTTTCACGGTCCTGTTCGGGATGGGAAGGGGTGGTTCCAACTCGCTATGGTCACCAGGCATAAACGGTGGCCGCGTTGACTTGGTCAACGCAGCGAATAGGGATGTAGTAGTAGGTTGCGAGGTATCGGCCAAGCTGCTGTGTGGCTGTCGCAGCGGCACGCGATACTCAACCAGGAGAAACACACTGGTTATAGGATCAAGCCTTACGGGCAATTAGTACTGGTTAGCTTAACGCATTACTGCGCTTCCACACCCAGCCTATCAACGTCCTGGTCTCGAACGACCCTTCAAGGAGCTCAAGGCTCCAGGGAATCCTCATCTTCAGGCGAGTTTCCCGCTTAGATGCTTTCAGCGGTTATCTCTTCCGTACATAGCTACCCTGCGATGCCTCTGGCGAGACAACAGGTACACCAGCGGTACGTCCACTCCGGTCCTCTCGTACTAGGAGCAGCCCCCGTCAAGATTCCAACGCCCACGGCAGATAGGGACCAAACTGTCTCACGACGTTTTAAACCCAGCTCACGTACCTCTTTAAATGGCGAACAGCCATACCCTTGGGACCGGCTACAGCCCCAGGATGAGATGAGCCGACATCGAGGTGCCAAACACCGCCGTCGATATGAACTCTTGGGCGGTATCAGCCTGTTATCCCCAGAGTACCTTTTATCCGTTGAGCGATGGCCCTTCCATTCAGAACCACCGGATCACTATGTCCTGCTTTCGCACCTGCTCGACTTGTCGGTCTCGCAGTTAAGCACGCTTTTGCCATTGCACTTTAGGTACGATGTCCGACCGTACCAAGCGTACCTTCGAACTCCTCCGTTACACTTTGGGAGGAGACCGCCCCAGTCAAACTGCCTACCATGCACTGTCCCCGATCCGGATTCACGGACCAAGGTTAGAACCTCAAACAAACCAGGGTGGTATTTCAAGGACGGCTCCACGCAGACTAGCGTCCACGCTTCAAAGCCTCCCACCTATCCTACACAGATCGGTTCAAAGTCCAATGCAAAGCTACAGTAAAGGTTCATGGGGTCTTTCCGTCTAGCCGCGGGGAGATTGCATCATCACAAACACTTCAACTTCGCTGAGTCTCGGGAGGAGACAGTGTGGCCATCGTTACGCCATTCGTGCAGGTCGGAACTTACCCGACAAGGAATTTCGCTACCTTAGGACCGTTATAGTTACGGCCGCCGTTTACCGGGACTTCAATCAAGAGCTTGCACCCCATCATTTAATCTTCCGGCACCGGGCAGGCGTCACACCCTATACGTCCACTTTCGTGTTTGCAGAGTGCTGTGTTTTTATTAAACAGTCGCAGCCACCATTTTATTGCAACCCCTTCACCCTCCTGGCGCAGGCCAGTCAAGCTACAAGGGCGTACCTTATCCCGAAGTTACGGTACCAATTTGCCGAGTTCCTTCTCCCGAGTTCTCTCAAGCGCCTTAGAATACTCATCTCGCCCACCTGTGTCGGTTTGCGGTACGGTCTCGTATGACTGAAGCTTAGAGGCTTTTCTTGGAACCACTTCCAATTGCTTCGCAGCACTAGGCCGCTCGCCCCACATCCTTGAATTCCGCGCCCGGATTTGCCTAAGCGCCTTCTCCAATGCAGGGACCGGGACTTCCAACACCCGGACAACCTTCCGCGATCCGTCCCCCCATCGCATCATACGACGGTGCAGGAATATTAACCTGCTTCCCATCAGCTACGCATCTCTGCCTCGCCTTAGGGGCCGACTCACCCTACGCCGATGAACGTTGCGTAGGAAACCTTGGGCTTACGGCGAGGGGCTTTTCACCCCCTTTATCGCTACTCATGTCAGCATTCGCACTTCTGATACCTCCAGCATCCTTTACAAGACACCTTCACAGGCTTACAGAACGCTCTCCTACCATGCACTTACGTGCATCCGCAGCTTCGGTGACTGGCTTAGCCCCGTTACATCTTCCGCGCAGGACGACTCGATCAGTGAGCTATTACGCTTTCTTTAAAGGATGGCTGCTTCTAAGCCAACCTCCTGACTGTTTTAGCCTTCCCACTTCGTTTCCCACTTAGCCAATCTTAGGGACCTTAGCTGGCGGTCTGGGTTGTTTCCCTCTTGACACCGGACGTTAGCACCCGATGTCTGTCTCCCGTGATTGCACTCTTCGGTATTCGGAGTTTGCTATGGCGGGGTAATCAGCAATAGACCCCCCAACCATGACAGTGCTCTACCCCCGAAGGTGAGACACGAGGCACTACCTAAATAGTTTTCGGAGAGAACCAGCTATTTCCAGACTTGTTTAGCCTTTCACCCCTATCCACAGCTCATCCCCTAACTTTTCAACGTTAGTGGGTTCGGTCCTCCAGTACGTGTTACCGCACCTTCAACCTGGCCATGGATAGATCGTCTGGTTTCGGGTCTACACCCAGCGACTGAACGCCCTATTCGGACTCGCTTTCGCTACGCCTTCCCTAATCGGTTAAGCTTGCCACTGAATGTAAGTCGCTGACCCATTATACAAAAGGTACGCCGTCACCCGTTTCCAGGCTCCGACTGTTTGTATGCATGCGGTTTCAGGATCTATTTCACTCCCCTCCCGGGGTTCTTTTCGCCTTTCCCTCACGGTACTGGTTCACTATCGGTCGATCACGAGTATTTAGCCTTGGAGGATGGTCCCCCCATCTTCAGACAGGATTTCACGTGTCCCGCCCTACTTGTCGTACACCTAGTTCCACAACGCTGTTTTCGCATACAGGGCTATCACCTGCTATGGCCGGGCTTTCCATCCCGTTCTGCTAACAACACTGCTAAAGAGTACAAGGCTCTTCCCATTTCGTTCGCCACTACTCTGGGAATCTCGGTTGATTTCTGTTCCTGCAGCTACTTAGATGTTTCAGTTCGCCGCGTTCGCTTCCCTGACCTATGTATTCAGTCAGGGATGACCCATACGGGCCGGGTTTCCCCATTCGGACATCTCCGGATCAAAGCTTGTTTGCCAGCTCCCCGAAGCTTTTCGCAGGCTACCGCGTCCTTCATCGCCTGTGATCGCCAAGGCATCCACCACATGCACTTGTTCGCTTGACCCTATAACGAGTGTGTCTCAAACTTGCGTCCAAGTACGTGCTCGCTACAGGATGAGTTCTCGCATTTGTGCCGTATTCCAAGTCATCTTTCGATCACTTAAATACATTTTGGTTGATACAATCACAACCCGGTATCGTGTTTTACTGCAGCGTCTCATCAACGCTCACGACACCTTTACTACATCCCATATTGTTAAAGAACAGCCGAGCGAGACTTGGTCCCGCATCGTCTTGGCCAAGGCCAAAGGCAAACGCTCAAGACTAAGCGCTTGCCTTTGACGACCAATCCAAGGTTACTGAAGTAAGTGGTGGAGGATGACGGGATCGAACCGACGACCCCCTGCTTGCAAAGCAGGTGCTCTCCCAGCTGAGCTAATCCCCCTTTACTTCTCTGTCCGGAGGCTCAACATCGACTCACATCGTCGAACCACCATCCGTAACTTGGTGGGTCTGGTAGGACTTGAACCTACGACCCCCGCCTTATCAAGACGGTGCTCTAACCACCTGAGCTACAGACCCTTGGCTGTAACAGCAAACAAACCGATAAGTGTGAACGCTCGACGTTGGATGCACGCTCTTGAAAGGAGGTGATCCAGCCGCACCTTCCGATACGGCTACCTTGTTACGACTTCACCCCAGTCATGAACCCTGCCGTGGTAATCGCCCTCCTTGCGGTTAGGCTAACTACTTCTGGCAAAACCCACTCCCATGGTGTGACGGGCGGTGTGTACAAGACCCGGGAACGTATTCACCGCGGCATGCTGATCCGCGATTACTAGCGATTCCAGCTTCACGTAGTCGAGTTGCAGACTACGATCCGGACTACGATGCGTTTTCTGGGATTGGCTCCCCCTCGCGGGTTGGCAACCCTCTGTACGCACCATTGTATGACGTGTGAAGCCCTACCCATAAGGGCCATGAGGACTTGACGTCATCCCCACCTTCCTCCGGTTTGTCACCGGCAGTCTCTCTAGAGTGCTCTTGCGTAGCAACTAAAGACAAGGGTTGCGCTCGTTGCGGGACTTAACCCAACATCTCACGACACGAGCTGACGACAGCCATGCAGCACCTGTGTCCACTTTCCCTTTCGGGCACCTGATGCATCTCTGCTTCGTTAGTGGCATGTCAAGGGTAGGTAAGGTTTTTCGCGTTGCATCGAATTAATCCACATCATCCACCGCTTGTGCGGGTCCCCGTCAATTCCTTTGAGTTTTAATCTTGCGACCGTACTCCCCAGGCGGTCAACTTCACGCGTTAGCTACGTTACTGAAGAAATGAATCCCCAACAACTAGTTGACATCGTTTAGGGCGTGGACTACCAGGGTATCTAATCCTGTTTGCTCCCCACGCTTTCGTGCATGAGCGTCAGTGACGTCCCAGGGGGCTGCCTTCGCCATCGGTATTCCTCCACATCTCTACGCATTTCACTGCTACACGTGGAATTCTACCCCCTCTGACATACTCTAGCCTTGCAGTCACAAGCGCCATTCCCAAGTTGAGCTCGGGGATTTCACGCCTGTCTTACAAAACCGCCTGCGCACGCTTTACGCCCAGTAATTCCGATTAACGCTCGCACCCTACGTATTACCGCGGCTGCTGGCACGTAGTTAGCCGGTGCTTATTCTTCCGGTACCGTCATCCCCCCGCCGTATTAGGGCAAGGGATTTCTTTCCGGACAAAAGTGCTTTACAACCCGAAGGCCTTCTTCACACACGCGGCATTGCTGGATCAGGGTTGCCCCCATTGTCCAAAATTCCCCACTGCTGCCTCCCGTAGGAGTCTGGGCCGTGTCTCAGTCCCAGTGTGGCTGATCGTCCTCTCAGACCAGCTACTGATCGTCGCCTTGGTGGGCCTTTACCCCACCAACTAGCTAATCAGACATCGGCCGCTCCTATCGCGCGAGGCCTTGCGGTCCCCCGCTTTCACCCTCAGGTCGTATGCGGTATTAGCTAATCTTTCGACTAGTTATCCCCCACGACAGGGCACGTTCCGATGTATTACTCACCCGTTCGCCACTCGCCACCAGGATTGCTCCCGTGCTGCCGTTCGACTTGCATGTGTAAGGCATGCCGCCAGCGTTCAATCTGAGCCAGGATCAAACTCTTCAGTTTAATACCTGTGTGACCCTTCGGTTTCCCGACGGATCTCGCTCTTTCGAGCGGTCGCTCACTCTCAGAAAACTGACTGGCTACGTCCGAAGACATAACCAACATGTTTTACTGTGCGAGCACTTTATAACTTGTAAGCTAAAAGACCGAGGTCTTCCGCATCCGCTATCAAGCGCCCACACTTATCGGTTGTTTGTTTGTTAAAGAACTGGCCGCGGCTCGCTTTGCTTGCCGCGTCGCTGCTTTTGTCTGCAGCAGAGAAACGAGATTATGAAGCGTGATCATCGTTTCGTCAACAGGTTTTTTTACTTCGGTTCGCTTCGCCATGCGCGTCGCCAACCACCCCCTGCCAACCCCGCAACCCTTGTCCCGTCTGCTTTGCAGCGGTCTTTTGTGTTGCGAGGGGGCGAATAATAAGACGCTCCCCCGGTCCTGGCAAGCCTTTTCTTGGATGAATTTTTCGAGAAGAACAAAGCTGATCATGATCAACATTCACAGATCATCCCTGCTCGTAGGCCTGCTTTGGCAAAACAATGTCGAGCTTGCGCACCTTGAGCATCGCCTCCAGCGCATGCAAAACACCGACCTTTAAGGCGGGCGCTGGCAGTGACACAAGCCCGTGGCACGACCCATGCGGGCTCGCTCACGCCATCTATTCACGATTTCGGTGGGCATTGAGTCCCGAGCAGCAGAGGCACCCGAGTGCCAGCAGGGCACCCAGCACAAGCACGCCAATGGCCAAGCCCTTGGTGGCACACCCCCTGCGGAGCACTCCCCATCCAGATCACACTTTCCCATCGCCATCTCCTCAATCCCGTGCCAGGAAGATCTGACGCTTCCATGCTAGATCACGGCGAAGGGAGAACAAAGCGCACACCACGAGTCACTTGCCGCGACGAGTGCCTTGCCCGCGCACGGACCTTTGGTGCCTCCGCAGCCTTCTAGGCGACGGCCGGCTTGCCACGCTCGGCCCCGGACATCCAGCGCAGTACCGACTGGCCCTGACCCCGCAAACCGCAAACCGCAAACCGCAAACCGCAAACCGCAAGCAATTGCATACACCACCATGTGCTCTGCCAGCCGCCTCGACTCGACTTAATTCTGACTTAGAAAAGTCTCAGCTGGTTTGGGTGCAGTTTGCGCTATTTTCACAGGCATCCTTGGCATGTGCCAAGCGCCCTACCCGGCCCACCATAGGGCTCACAATCGAAGTGGAAAGAACAACGATGCGGTCCTTCAGTGCCAAACTCACCCTCAAGCTAGCCGCCACGCTTTGCCTGGTCGCTCTCCTGTTCGGGAGTGCGTACGGGCTCTTTGGCCCCCAGGGCGGAAATGAAGCGTCGCATGCTGCGAACGCCGGCCATACCGATACCCTGCTTTCCTTGCTGATGCATATCCTTGGCCCGATTGCCGCAATCCCCGCCTTGATCGGCATGTGGTCACATCGATTCCCTGCACTGGGCGGACTGGTCCTCGCCTGCCCGGCCATTGCGACGCTGCTGCTGCACCATTTTGTCATCGGATGAGCTAGACGTCCGATGGCGGCAAGGTAGCGCCGCCTCTTCAGCTTCTTCCCGCCCAATTTGTCCACAAGCGCTCGCCACTGGTTTGGGCCGGTCCCCTCCGCGCAGGAACCAAACCCTGCGCCAGATACCCAATAGGGAATGCCGTTTCCGCGGCAACACCGGGAAATAACCATGAAGCAAACATTGTGGGGACTGCTGGCGGGGTGCGCGCTGCTGGCATTCCTTGGCGGATGCGCCAGCCAAGGCGCCGATGGCCGGGAGTCAAGTATCACCGCCTACGGCACCGTTGATGTTGGCATCTCGCGCACCGGCGAAAAATAGCGCGCAATACCTAGTAGGGCAACCACTCGATAGCGAGCGGTAACAGGCAAAAAAGAACCCGCAGTGCGGGTTCTTAAATTAGCGATCTCAATTGCCCTGAAGGCCCTGGTAATCTATCTGTCATTTCCCGTTCGTACTATCCGGGTAAACCGAAGTCGACTCCATGGAGTCGCAGCCACCACGATAAAAAAAGCCCGCACGAGGCGGGCTGAACAATCAGTTGAAGAAAGCCCTGTATTCGAGGGCAAGCACAGTGTAAGAACTTGCGGCGCCCTGACTAATTAGGGGAATCCCTTTGCCATGGCGGGAAAGCGGCCCGCCGCAACGATCAAGTGCGCATCACAGCCCCCACGGCTCCCGAGCATAAAAAGGGTATTCGAAGTTAGAGGAAATATTCCAGCCGGCGCCGCGGCAAGCGATCAATATCCATAATGCTCAGGGCGTGCAAATGCAATCTATTCTCTATCAGGGGCTCCCTCCTGACCCCGCGCGCGCACTTCCAGATAACTCCGACTCCACCTGCCAACCCTGGCGGACCTTGTTCAGGCCGCCTCGAGGGATGGCGTGCCTCCCTGCAGCAGATGCGCCCTCGCCTCTTCAAACATGGCATCGACGGCTGCACGCGTACGCACCGCGTGCATGCGGCGCGCATCCGACAAAACCCGCCGCCAGCCGCGGCCACCGTGGATGCCACGATGCAGGCCCAGCATATGGCGCGTCACCGCGCCCATATAGCGGCCCGTCTCGACGACATCCCCAATATAGCGCTGCATCGCCAGCTCAACGTCCAGCCGTGACGGCACCGGGGTCTGCGCACCATAGAAACGCCCATCCATTTCGGCCAGCACGTAGGGCTGGTGATAGGCTTCGCGCCCAATCATGACGCCATCCACATGCGCCAGGTGCTCATCCATCTCATCGTGCGTGACGATGCCGCCATTGATCAGGATCTCGAGATGCGGGAATTCCTGCTTGAGCTGGTAAGCCACTTCGTAGCGCAGCGGCGGGATCTCGCGATTTTCCTTTGGGCTCAAACCCTTCAGGATCGCATTGCGCGCATGCACGATAAAGGTTTCGCACCCCGCATCGGCCACGGTGCCGACGAAGTCGCGAACAAAGTCGTAGTGTTCGATCGTGTCGATGCCGATGCGATGCTTGACAGTCACGGGGATCGATACCGCGTCGCGCATCGCCTTCACGCAATCCGCCACCAGCTCCGGCTCCGCCATCAGGCAAGCGCCGAACGCGCCGCGCTGCACCCGCTCGGAAGGGCAGCCGCAGTTGAGATTGACCTCCACATAGCCCCATTGCTCGCCCAGCTTCGCCGCGGCCGCCAGGTCGGCAGGCTCGCTGCCCCCGAGCTGCAGGGCCACGGGTTGCTCGGCGGCGTCGAAGTCGAGATGACGAGCCACGTCGCCATGGAGCAGCGCGCCGGTGGTCACCATCTCCGTGTACAGCCACGTATGGCGGCTCAGTTGCCGGTGAAACATGCGGCAATGACGATCAGTCCAATCCATCATCGGGGCGACCGATATTCTCCTAGGCGTTGATTTCATTGGAATCTGGCTTCAGTACTGGGTTCTGCGGTAGTTCGCCCGCTGTATCGTTAGTGCCTTTCTAGGCGCATTCCATGCCATTTTCAGCACCGAGCGCTACGATGTAGCACCGAAAAAATTCATGTAGCACCGGAACGCATGGGATCAATTACGCAGCGGGAAAGGAAGGACAAGAGTATAGGGTACACCGCCCAGATCCGCCTGAAGCAAGGCGGGAAGGTCGTCTACAACGAGGTCAAGACCTTCGATAGGCGGCAGGCAGCCGCGGCGTGGCTTACGAAACGGGAGAAAGAGCTCGCCCAGCCTGGCGCACATGAAGCGGCGCAGCAGCGCGATCCAACGCTGAGCGAGGTGATCGATCAATACATCAAGGAATCACGCCAGGACATAGGCCGGACCAAGACCCAGGTGCTACACGCGATCAAAGTAGCACCGCTGGGCGGGATGGTGTGCTCGAAGATTGATAGCGCTGCCATCACGCGGTTCGCGCAAGGCCTTGGCGTGCAACCGCAAACGGTCGGCAATTAGCACAGCACGCGATAGGTCGACTGCACTAGGCCGGACGGAAAGTGCCGGCTCGATTCGAGCGCCAGACTGACGTCGCGCGGCAGGGCGCCGAACAATGGTCTGCCTGCCCCGATCAACACTGGCACCGTGGTGACCACCAAATCGGCGATCAATCCGTCGCGCAGAAACGACTGAACCAACTGACCGCCATCGACGTACACGCGACGCACGCCTGCAGCCTCCAGTTGCTTCATCGCATCCGTGGGCGTGCTATCCGAGAACCGCACCTTTCCCTGCAGCCTCTCCGGCACTGGCTTGCCGGCCAATTGCCGGGACAGCACCAGAACGGGCTTGTCGTAAGCCCATTCGCCCAGCGTGAGGACTTTTTCGTAGCAGCCTCGGCCCATAACGATCGCGTCCTTGTCGGCGATGAAGGTCGGATAGCCATGGTCTTCTGCCGGCTCATCCCGTTTCAGAAGCCAGTCGATGTCCCCATCGGGTCGGGCGATAAAGCCGTCAAGGCTGGTAGCAATAAAGACGTGTCCTGTGATCATTGTCAATCTATTGTTCTGTCGGATCGCGCTCAAGCTTTAGCCGGCGCCTCGGCCCCGTAGGCGCAGACTCT from Cupriavidus sp. D39 includes the following:
- the dusA gene encoding tRNA dihydrouridine(20/20a) synthase DusA — protein: MKSTPRRISVAPMMDWTDRHCRMFHRQLSRHTWLYTEMVTTGALLHGDVARHLDFDAAEQPVALQLGGSEPADLAAAAKLGEQWGYVEVNLNCGCPSERVQRGAFGACLMAEPELVADCVKAMRDAVSIPVTVKHRIGIDTIEHYDFVRDFVGTVADAGCETFIVHARNAILKGLSPKENREIPPLRYEVAYQLKQEFPHLEILINGGIVTHDEMDEHLAHVDGVMIGREAYHQPYVLAEMDGRFYGAQTPVPSRLDVELAMQRYIGDVVETGRYMGAVTRHMLGLHRGIHGGRGWRRVLSDARRMHAVRTRAAVDAMFEEARAHLLQGGTPSLEAA
- a CDS encoding dihydrofolate reductase family protein encodes the protein MITGHVFIATSLDGFIARPDGDIDWLLKRDEPAEDHGYPTFIADKDAIVMGRGCYEKVLTLGEWAYDKPVLVLSRQLAGKPVPERLQGKVRFSDSTPTDAMKQLEAAGVRRVYVDGGQLVQSFLRDGLIADLVVTTVPVLIGAGRPLFGALPRDVSLALESSRHFPSGLVQSTYRVLC